Proteins encoded in a region of the Elusimicrobiota bacterium genome:
- the hrcA gene encoding Heat-inducible transcription repressor HrcA, with protein MRILPSDEHHARKEKMLQAVVHLYIKTGKPVGSSTIAENFKLNLSPATIRNVMAELEKEGFLTHPHTSAGRIPTDRGYRFYVDSIAHVQKLAMEEEKRIRDEYARRRREIEDLMLSTTRLLSMLSNCTGFVLPGKIETERLRRLELIPVSETQILGVLVSDTGFVRNQMIDVSHTPDEETLRSASRYLNQKLAGLSFTEAQQRVLSELDKFHRQESEQMELMQSLSKYLFGSEFRKDIYVEGANNIWKFPEMRDVDTLRNFAHFVDEKEALGAMLTRGLVEEGLQVRIGSEYFPEMKDFSVVSSGFQIRGRPMGVLGILGPKRMEYHRMMAIVNTVANIMNKLLEGEDKFIDDRRPHA; from the coding sequence ATGAGAATATTACCTTCAGACGAACATCACGCTCGCAAAGAGAAAATGCTCCAAGCGGTTGTGCATTTGTATATCAAGACTGGAAAACCAGTGGGTTCCAGTACGATTGCTGAGAATTTTAAATTGAATTTGTCTCCTGCCACCATTCGAAATGTGATGGCGGAATTGGAAAAGGAAGGGTTCTTGACACATCCCCATACTTCTGCGGGACGCATTCCAACCGATCGTGGTTACCGATTTTATGTGGACTCCATAGCCCATGTTCAAAAATTAGCCATGGAGGAAGAGAAACGGATTCGAGACGAATATGCCCGTCGCCGACGAGAAATAGAAGATTTGATGTTGTCTACGACGCGGCTATTATCGATGTTGTCGAATTGCACGGGATTTGTTTTGCCGGGGAAAATTGAAACCGAACGTTTAAGGCGTCTCGAATTGATTCCGGTCAGTGAAACACAGATCCTCGGAGTTTTGGTGTCCGACACGGGGTTTGTGCGAAATCAAATGATCGATGTGTCTCATACACCCGATGAAGAAACGCTGCGCAGTGCCTCTCGCTACTTAAACCAAAAACTGGCGGGTTTAAGCTTTACAGAAGCGCAGCAACGTGTGCTTTCTGAATTGGATAAATTTCATCGCCAAGAAAGCGAACAAATGGAGTTGATGCAGTCATTGTCCAAATATTTATTTGGATCAGAATTTCGGAAAGATATCTATGTGGAAGGAGCCAATAATATATGGAAATTTCCGGAAATGAGAGATGTGGACACCTTGAGAAATTTCGCGCATTTCGTGGATGAAAAAGAGGCGTTGGGAGCCATGTTAACGCGGGGATTGGTGGAAGAAGGACTGCAGGTCCGAATTGGTTCCGAATATTTCCCGGAAATGAAAGATTTCAGCGTTGTCTCTTCAGGATTTCAAATTCGCGGCCGTCCCATGGGAGTGCTGGGTATTTTGGGACCCAAACGAATGGAATACCATCGCATGATGGCGATTGTTAACACGGTGGCCAACATCATGAACAAATTATTGGAAGGGGAAGATAAATTCATTGATGACCGGAGGCCCCATGCCTGA
- the grpE gene encoding Protein GrpE: MTGGPMPDQPTSDPIEIRPELETKLSELEILRQSLVEAKAKEKDVFDQLLRLTAEFQNFRKRSESRLVDARKAGKEEILLSIINLSDTLMQAELSSRQTTDLDALKKGLSMVRQQFEKFLADQGLTPIKAKGEKLDPSLHEAVARVSSEELDEGVIVDEIQRGYTLNGQLVRPSRVSVAAKSIETAEAKFKEEN, from the coding sequence ATGACCGGAGGCCCCATGCCTGATCAACCAACATCAGACCCCATAGAAATAAGACCAGAGCTTGAGACAAAACTTTCAGAATTAGAAATCCTTCGGCAATCTTTGGTGGAAGCCAAAGCGAAGGAGAAGGACGTCTTCGACCAATTGTTGAGATTGACGGCGGAGTTCCAGAATTTTCGAAAGCGGAGTGAATCTCGGCTGGTTGACGCTCGGAAAGCGGGTAAAGAAGAAATACTTCTTTCCATTATTAACCTTTCCGATACGTTAATGCAGGCCGAGCTATCCAGCCGGCAAACGACGGATCTCGATGCGCTTAAAAAGGGATTGTCGATGGTGCGGCAACAATTTGAAAAATTTTTGGCTGATCAGGGCTTAACTCCGATCAAAGCCAAAGGAGAAAAGTTGGATCCATCCCTGCATGAAGCGGTGGCGCGCGTGTCGAGTGAGGAACTCGACGAGGGCGTAATTGTTGATGAGATCCAACGTGGTTACACACTGAATGGACAACTGGTGAGGCCATCGCGCGTTAGCGTGGCGGCCAAATCGATCGAAACAGCGGAAGCCAAATTTAAGGAGGAAAATTAA